From one Trifolium pratense cultivar HEN17-A07 linkage group LG1, ARS_RC_1.1, whole genome shotgun sequence genomic stretch:
- the LOC123893552 gene encoding F-box protein SKIP2-like produces MGQSLSTSVPSAHLNISKTNLYVDGYGDGNGNDSSSYNFGYRRNYIDEIPDECLASILHFVDAVDRKNCSLVCRRWLRVEGESRQRLSLNAEAKLLDVVPSLFTRFDSVTKIALRCNRKSISINDDALILISLRCKNLTRLKLRGCREITEIGMLGLARNCKNLKKLSVVSCLFGVKGIHAVVDNSNVIEELSVKRLRGVNDDGGELLCGGGGGSSLKSICLKELVNGSSFAPLIIGSRKLQTLKLIRCIGDWDTTLTSVGKLSSGLIEIHLEKIQVSDVGLVGVSKCLKLETLHLVKTPECSDVGLIAVAEHCKMLKKLHINGWRTNRIGDDSLISVARNCPNLQELVLIAMFPTSLSLGAIASYCQGLERFALCGIVTVSDADIECIASKCVALRKLCIKGCPVSNVGIAAFASGCPNLVKLKRWMEVVVMLEFRKLQWLFHQMTMK; encoded by the exons ATGGGACAATCACTGTCCACATCTGTTCCATCTGCTCACCTAAATATTTCTAAAACTAACCTATACGTTGACGGTTACGGTGACGGTAACGGCAatgattcttcttcttataACTTCGGTTATCGCCGTAACTATATTGATGAAATCCCTGACGAATGTTTAGCCAGTATTCTTCACTTTGTTGACGCCGTTGATCGGAAAAACTGCTCCCTTGTATGCCGACGGTGGTTACGCGTTGAAGGTGAAAGCCGGCAGCGGCTTTCCCTAAACGCGGAGGCGAAATTGTTAGATGTTGTTCCTTCTCTGTTTACTCGTTTCGATTCTGTTACAAAGATTGCGCTTCGTTGTAATCGTAAATCAATAAGTATAAACGATGATGCTTTGATTTTGATCTCGCTTCGTTGTAAGAATCTCACGCGTCTTAAGCTTCGTGGTTGTAGGGAAATAACTGAGATCGGAATGTTAGGTCTTGCGAGAAATTGTAAGAATCTGAAGAAGCTTTCGGTTGTTTCTTGTTTGTTTGGTGTTAAGGGAATTCACGCTGTTGTAGATAATAGTAATGTTATTGAGGAGCTTTCTGTTAAGAGGCTTCGTGGAGTTAACGATGACGGTGGTGAATTGTtatgtggtggtggtggtggttcgTCGTTGAAATCGATTTGTTTGAAGGAACTTGTTAATGGTAGCTCGTTTGCGCCGTTAATAATTGGTTCTAGAAAGCTTCAAACATTGAAATTGATTCGGTGTATAGGCGATTGGGACACAACGCTTACGAGTGTGGGGAAGTTGAGTTCAGGGTTGATTGAGATTCATCTTGAGAAGATTCAAGTTAGTGATGTTGGTCTTGTTGGTGTATCAAAGTGTTTGAAATTAGAAACTTTGCATCTTGTGAAAACACCTGAGTGTTCAGATGTTGGTCTTATTGCTGTTGCTGAGCATTGTAAGATGTTGAAAAAGCTTCACATTAATGGGTGGAGAACTAATAGAATTGGTGATGATAGTTTGATTTCTGTTGCAAGAAATTGTCCTAATTTACAAGAGCTTGTGTTGATTGCTATGTTTCCTACCTCATTGAGTTTAGGAGCAATCGCTTCATATTGTCAGGGTTTAGAAAGGTTCGCGCTTTGTGGGATTGTAACGGTTAGTGATGCTGATATTGAGTGCATTGCTTCTAAGTGTGTGGCACTTAGGAAATTATGTATCAAGGGTTGTCCTGTGTCGAATGTTGGGATTGCGGCTTTTGCTTCTGGGTGTCCTAATTTGGTTAAGCTCAAG CGTTGGATGGAAGTGGTAGTGATGTTGGAGTTCAGGAAACTACAATGGCTTTTCCACCAAATGACAATGAAGTAA